CTTTAACGCTTCGATGTGTTTCTTGGTGCCATAGCCTTTATTGGAGGTAAATCCATAGGCGGGATAGTGCTCGGCTTGCTTCTGCATGTAGCGATCTCGTGTAACCTTGGCGATGATGGAGGCCATGGCAATAGACAGGGACTTGCCGTCACCCTTCACAATCGCGGTATGAACGAATGGGAATGGCTTTAGCGGTTTTCCATCGACCAAGATGCGAGCCACCGATGATCCCTCCGTTTCACGAAATAACCAATCGTTCCCTTCGTCTGGCACCTGGAAAGGACAATCGTCCAGGGATTGAAGTTGTTGAACACAGTTGGCCATCGCTTTCCGGGTCGCTCCAAGGATGTTGAGTGACTCAATATCATTGATGTAGGCCATGAAACTGGCGAAATGGATCAACCCTGGTTCTGCCTGGAGAATGGCTTCGAACAAATGCTCACGTGTTTTCTCAGCCAGCTGCTTTGAGTCATTGATCTTCGCCGCATGCTTCGCAGCCCAGTCTGATTGATAAAAGTCTTTAGTTAAATAGACAGCCGCCGCACTGACAGGTCCAGCTAGAGGTCCCCTTCCCGCTTCGTCTACTCCAATGACTGCAGGAACGTCCTCCAGATATTGCAGATCAAAGTCGAGGAGCCGCATAAGCCTATCTCTTCACCCAAGCCGTTTTCTGAGGAACTGGAAGTCCAAGGATTTCGTAACTGGTTTTGAAATGCATTTTGGCAAATTCACCCAAGCGATCGGGGCCAAGCTTTTCGACCAGCTTCACACCCTGAGCTTTGGTTGCAGCACCCGCCCCCTTCAGTAACTCCTCACCAAATCCGGTGGAGATTTTCCTCAACTGTCGAAGGAACTCCGCACGAGCGATGATAGAGGCCGCTGCCACGACCGGATCAGACTCTGCCTTGGTTTCCATCTTTAATTCAAAGTCTTTCCGCTTAAGCTGCTTCTGCACCAATGGCTGTTTGCTAAACTGATCCAGCATTCCCCAGGGAACATGTTTTTTATCAAGGGCTGATTCGAGCGCCTTGGCATGCAGCCAGGCGATGAGCTTATTTAAGTTGGCCTTGGGTCGACCCATCAGCTCGTTATACTTAGTCATTCCACAAAAGGATTTCTCAACGACCACTCCTTTGGTTTTTAAGATAACCTTTTCGAGCCGGAGGATCTGAGGATCAGCAATCTTTTTACTGTCTTTGATGCCAGCATCCATCCATTTACGAACCATATCTCCATCGGCGATGACCGTGGCGCAGATCACAGGGCCAAATAAATCGCCCTTTCCTGATTCGTCCATGCCTGCGTGAGGCTCGTACCATTCAGGATGAAGCACCTCGTCGTAACCCAACTCTGCGACCTTGATGATTTCCGGCTCAATGACATCCTGCACAAAGTCTTGGGTCATTTTGCCCTGAATCACCAACTTGCCGCTCGTATACATGACCAAGTTTATTTTCGGCCCCTTGAAGGCAAAACGGGCATAGGCTACTTCGTTTTCACCCCAACCACGTCCTTTACACCAATTCTCTAGCTGGTCGGCCTCGTCGTCCGACAGCTTTCGCGTATACATGGTGATCTTCTTTTCTTCCTCGACCTCAAAGTCTTTATAATTTCGGCTCATAAAACAGCTATCTTCAGCGACCTTTGCCCAAGAATACAACAGTTTCCTACTTGAATAAAATGGCTCCCAAGCTGAGGAGCTCGCTTTCCGAGTGGTTTAAGAAAAATAAACGCGCCCTTCCCTGGCGACGACTGGCCTCCCTCTACCCGACCGTAGTCTCGGAGTTCATGCTACAGCAGACCCAGGTGAAAACGGTTCTTCCCTATTATGATAAATGGCTAAAGCGTTTTCCTGACTTCGAGACATTGGCGAAGGCGAAAGAAACAACGGTCCTCAAACATTGGGAAGGATTGGGATATTACTCACGGGCGCGCAATTTGCACCAACTGGCCAAGGACATCTCGAAGCTGGAAAGCATCCCCGAAGCCCCTGAAGAATGGCAACAGTTCAAAGGCATTGGAGCTTACACGGCGGCAGCCATCACTAGCATTACCTACAAACACCCAGTTGCCTGCGTAGATGGTAACGTCATCCGCATTCTTTGCCGCCTTACCGCCGACAAAACCATTTACAAAGACAATACTCAGGCGATGAAGGCGTTCACACCTCTTGCGAACGCACTTCTCGATCAAGCTGAGCCAGGCAGACACAACGAAGCAATGATGGAACTGGGGGCTACTTTGTGCACCAAGGCAAATCCACAATGCCAGGTGTGCCCATTGGCGCTTGGTTGCCTTGCCAAAGATAACAAACCGGAATCTCTGCCCAAAAAAGTCGCCAAAAAAGTGAAGCTCGAAACGATTGACCGAGCCTGGGTATTAACTGACAAACAACTTTTACTACACAAAGCAAACGGGGCCAGCCACAGACTTTCAGGTATTCTGGAACTGCCATCTCTGGAAATGCTTGGGACTTCGAACCGGGCTCTTAAGAAGCAAGGTCAGTCACCTTTTTTGACCAAGAAGCGTGGAATTAGTAATTCTCAAATCACAGAACCGATTTGGCAGCTTACGGAGGTCAGTATCGTAGATAATCCAGATCTTGTTTGGATTGATCGTGATCAATTGGGTGCTGCTACGCTATCGGGTCCCCACAAACGGTGGATCCAGGAAATCCTGCAGAAGGATCAGCTCGAACTGCTTTAACCTGATTTCTCACGGAGTTGAGATGTTGAGGATGAAGACCGAAAAGTGAAGGAGCGCACTCTTGTGCGTAACTGAACTAGAAGGAAGGAACACTCGACATGTCGGACAGAGAATCTTCTCAAAATAACGGTTAAAGTGTTTGGTCAGCTTGTAGGTCTATCGTTATTCATTCTCTAACACTCACCCTTTGGGAAGATTTGATGAGAATTCAGGTTAACCGTTCCGCAGCTTCTCTTCCAAGTAGTCCTTGGAACGAAGTATGCCTTCTGGAGAAGCACTCGGACTCAATTCAAGTATGCAAGGTGACTCTGGCTTTAAATACTGAAAGATAGGATCAAAATCGATGAGACCATCTCCTAGTGCTCGGTGACCTTTCCCTTCTTCTGTATAATCCTGAAAATGGACTCCTTTCATGAATGGGCCATTTTGCTCAAGTGTTTGTTCAGGAGTCAGAACGCCATAGTCATTTTTCTCCTGCGAATGTCCCGGGTCATACCAAAATCCTACATTTTGATAGGCTGAGTACTCGTCGAGCAAAGGGGGCATATCTTCATCCAAGGGCAATTCCTCGAGATCTTCACGATTTTCAAACCCAAGAGTGACACCCTTTTCTTCAGCATAGGGAACCAAGGCATCTAAAGAATCGTGGAGTAGCTCCATGTGCTTCTCCTTCTTTTGACGAAGCTTTTCCTGGGCCTTACCCAGCATTTCTTGGTACCGATCATCGGAAAAGGGATCTGCCGGCTTCTTGTTATCCAAGTATTTGGTGAGCTTATCTACCACCCCTCGCCAAAAGAAGTGAACAGAGCCGAGATGAATCACCATGTATTCAGCCCCCACTTCAGAAGCAAAATCAACCGTACGGCAGGAGTACTTCAACCATTGGGTTCTCTCACGTTCGTCCAATGAAGAAGGTTCGTAGAGATTCGGAGCTGCATGCTGTGTCCCATGCGGGAGCGGACAGAAATTGTGAACCGAGATCACTTTAATAATCCCGTCTTGGATGGCTTTGTGAATGCCAGGAACCAGGGTTATTCGCACACCATGGCTTAATTCCGTCCACTCAAATCCAAGATCCGCAATTTCTTCGAGCATATCGTACCCGTTCTTGTGGCGGTGCGAATTCCAGCAAGTTGAGAGAGCAATAGGATTTGAGATCATGATGAGAGGTGCAACTAAACGCCTAGGTTAGGTACGCAAAAAGAGATCCACACAAGCGGCGGATCTCTCAAGCTTAAAAAAAATGCTTACGGTTGCTTTACGACATATAACGCCGACGGAGCATATCTGTAAAAGCCATGACTTTCTTCTTACGACGGCGAACCTCGCAAGGTTTCTCGAAATAGCGTTTGGCACGCACATCGCGGATTACACCCTCGCGATCGAGTTTTTTCTTGAGACGGCGTAGTGCCCGTTCGGTGGGCTCGCCTTTGCGTATTTGTACTTCTAAAGCCATATGAAATTGGAGAAAGGGCGCTACTAAGAGCCTTTCCGACACCCAGGTCAACTGAAATTTCCGAGGAAATCCAAGGTATCTTAAGAGGATCCAAATCCCTCTAATTTACTCATCACCACGTCCTTGAGCCCCTCTTTGTATTCCTGGTAGCGTTCACGAAGACTCGGATCGGCACACCCCAGCATCTGGACTGCAAGCAATCCCGCATTTTTTGATCCATCGAGGGCCACCGTGGCCACTGGCACCCCGCCCGGCATTTGCAGGATGGAAAGAACCGAATCCCAGCCGTCGATGGAGTTTGAGGATTTGACCGGCACCCCAATCACAGGCAAAGGGGACAAAGCAGCAGCCATGCCCGGCAAATGGGCGGCTCCGCCGGCTCCCGCAATGATCACCTGAATGCCGCGTTCGTGAGCGGATCGACAAAATTTGAAGAGGCGGTCTGGAGTGCGGTGAGCGGATACGATAGTGACCTCGTGCGGCACAGAAAATTCTTCCAGGATATCAGCAGCCGCTTGCATAACCGGAAGATCGGAATCTGATCCCATAATAATACTAACCAGAGGTGTTTTCATGAGGTAACTACGCGAAGTTGTTTCTTTATAAGTTCTGCTTTCGCCCTCGCCTGGTCAACCGTGGATGCAAGGATCGTGACGTGGCCCATCTTACGAAACGGTCGGGTCGTTGTTTTTCCATATAGATGGATCTTCACTCCTTCTTCCCTCATGCATTCATTCATACCTTCGTAGCGCACAGGGCCTTCCATCTCCGGTTCTCCCAGCAAATTGATCATGGCCGAAGGAAGCTTGATACGCGTGCTACCGAGTGGGAAATCGAATATAGCGCGCAGTTGCTGCTCATATTGGGACGTGACCATACTTTCGATGGTATGGTGTCCACTGTTGTGTGGGCGAGGAGCCACTTCGTTGACCCATATCTCACCGGATTTGTCGACGAACATTTCAATGGCCAACAAGCCGACCAGTTTAAAAGCCTCAATAACTTGCTCGCCAATAGAAACAGCCAAGTCCTGTAATTTTGGATCGATAGAAGATGGACAAATGAGTAACTCCACCAAATTCGCCTCCGCATTGAATTCCATCTCTGAAACCGGAAAACACTTGATTTCGCCAGAGGGATTGCGCGCCGCAATGACGGATATTTCCGCCTCCAAATCGACTAGATCCTCTACCAGCGAAGGCCCAGGCAAAAGTAACGGCAAGTCGGCCAAGGATCGAATCAATGCCACTCCTCGTCCATCGTAGCCACCGCGCCTAAGTTTTTGAACAAAGGGAAATTCCAGATTTCCGCCAGTCACAGCCTCTCGAATGGCCTGGTCATCTTCAAAAAGTCGGTAGGCCGGCGAAGGAATTCCGTGTTCTGAGTAAAACTCTTTTTGCAGGCCTTTGTCCTGAATGATCGCAAGGCTCTCTGGATCCGGGTGCACAGGGATACCCTCTGCCTTGAGCTGTCGAAGTGCATCCACGTTGATGGCCTCCATCTCATAGGTAATCATATCCACCTGACGACCCAGGGTGATGATGTCATCGTAGGACATCGGATCTCCCTGAACAAACGCGGTGCAGCAAGAGGAAGCGGGACAGTGCGGGTCATTGTCCAAGATGTACGTTTTTACGTCCCAATTACTAGCAGCGAGGGCTAGCAATTTACCAAGTTGCCCACCTGCAATAATACCTAATTTGAATTGCGATGTAACCAGTTTTTCCATGAGCGAAGTGTAACTGTCAGCTTTCATCAGAACTGAAGCTTCTAAAAGCCACGGACTCTGCGTGCCATCAATGCAATGTCCACCTCTTTTTAAACTTACCATTGAAACGGTTTCACAATTTTAAAGGTAGATCTACCGAACGAATTCTCCTACATTTCCCGTCTTATATGTCACCCAGATCATCTTCTCTACTCCACATTTGCTTAAAGATCGTCGCCTTATTGATTCTGTGTACCGGCCTTGGTGCACAAAATAACGTAATCAGCACGATCAGCGACTCACACAAGGCCGACCAGCCAAACATCGTATTTATCATTGCCGATGATCTGACCTTTAGGGATGTCAGCTGCTACGGTGGAAAGAATGTGCAGACGCCACATATTGATTCGATTGCAGACGAGGGGATGCGATTCGAACGATGTTTTCAGGCTTCGGCCATGTGCTCACCGACCCGCCACAACATCTATACAGGATTATATCCTGTTAAGTCGGGTGCCTACCCCAATTCTACATTGGCCTACGAAGGAACCAAAAGCGTGGCACACTACTTGGGCGACGCCGGTTATAGGGTAGGAATAACCGGCAAACTCCATATATGGCCGGAAACCGTATTCCCCTTTGACTACTTAAACCGGAATGCCGGTACAGACGCCAATGAGAACGAACCAAATCTGGAAGCTGTTGAGGCATTTCTTACCCGCGATAAAGATCAGCCCAGTTGCACCTTTATCTGCTACAATGAACCCCACACTCCTTGGACGCGCGGGGACGCTTCTCAATTTGATCCGGACAAATTAGTACTGCCACCCTACTTCGTCGATACTCCAACTACACGAAAACACCTGGTCGACTATTACGCTGAGGTGAAACATCTCGATGATTCAGTTGGTGACGTGATTGCCCTGATTGATCGATTAAGAATGAAAGACAATACCCTTCTGATATTTGTAAGCGAACAAGGTATTGCGATGCCGTTTGCCAAATGGACCTGCTACGACCAGGGACTCCAAGCCGCATTTGTAGCTCGTTGGCCTGGAAAAATCGCACCTGGCTCGGTCAGCAACGCAATGATAGAGTACGTGGATATTCTTCCAACGTTTATCGAAGCCGCAAGAGCCACCCAACCATCCATCCTGGACGGACAGAGTTTCCTTCCGGTTCTCCTCGGAACTCGTGATCACCATAAAGATTATGCTTATGGGATACAGACCACACGCGGTATAACCAACGGATCCGATCACTACGGCATTCGATCCATAAGATCTCACAAATTCAAATTGCTCATCAATCTAACGCCGGATGTTCCGTTCCAAAACAACCTCACCGAAAACAAAGGTGGTTGGACGGAGTTTTGGCCCACCTGGGTCGATGCTGCTAAATCCAATGATTTTGCGAAAGAGACGACCCAGCGCTACCAATGGCGACCCGAAGAGGAACTCTATGACATCGAAAATGATCCCTACGAATTGAAGAACCTCGCAGGTGATAAAAAATACCAAGCGACACAAAAAGATCTTCGCATCCGCCTGCTTCGGTGGATGGACGAGCAAGGCGACCTGGGAGCCGAAACGGAGATGACCGCTTTGAATCGTACATTTAAAAAGGGCGGCACGGCAGCACGGTAAACGAGTTTCGAAAAACTCCTTGTTTATAAGTAGGTTAGTAGATTGTGGATAAATCAGTCTTGCGACTGGTCGCTCGTGACCAACAGTAAGGCCTACTAAGCGAGCTCCCAACCTCGCTCGTTTATCCGCTCTATGTCCGACTCCAGCCAAGATTTCGCCCACCTGCATTTGCACACCGACTACAGCCTGCTTGATGGGGCTTGTAGGATCGATCGGCTTGCAGCACGCGCGAAGGAGCTCGGCATGTCCTCGGTAGCCATGACCGACCATGGCAATTTGTTCGGTACTATTGATTTCTACCGAAAAATGAAGAATGCGGATATCAACCCGATCATCGGCTGTGAAATCTACTTGGTGCACGATCACACCATGTTTGAGAAGCCGCGGCGCGAGCGGAAACGCACGGACGACATCGGAGACCTTCCAGAGGATCACCAACTCCAGCCAGAAGATTTTCCGAAATACCAGATTCATCATAAAACGATCCTGGCGAAGGATTATGAGGGTTATATGAATCTCTCGAAGCTGGTGTCCAAAGCTCATACTGAAGGGGTGTATTATCGACCTCGAGTTGATGTCGAACACCTCGCTCAATATAGTAAAGGGCTCATTGGTCTCAGTGGCTGTATCAACGGCGTAGCCTCACAGCATTTGCTCTATAACAACTATGATATGGCCCGTAAGGCGACGGCCGACTTCATCGACATTTTTGGAAAGGAAAACTATTTTATAGAAGTCCAGGATCACGGACTCTCCTTTCAGAAAAAGATCATTCCTGGGCAACTCCAGCTGGCCAAAGAATTCGACCTCAAAGTGGTCGCCGCAAACGACGTTCACTATGTAAAAAAGGGCGACTGGGAGCCACATGATGCGCTACTCTGCATCCAGACTGGTCGAAAAATCATCGACGAGAATCGGATGAAATACCCGTCTCAGGAGTTCTACCTGAAGAGCCGGGAGGAGATGCTCGAGGTATTCAAAGAAATACCCGAATCTCTCGATAATACGCTGCACGTGGCCGAAATGTGCAATATAGACATTCCTTTTGGTGAGAACCACTATCCCATTTTCGAGAAACCAATTGAGATCTCCTATAAAAAAGATCCTGACAACTTCGATCGCATTCTCGACGTGTACGTGTCTGAGAAGGAGCGAGTCAACAAACAGAATGGTGTCGATGAACCAGCGACCATCGATAAAAAGACCCGTCAGGAATACCGCAGCAATGGCTTGTTTCTATTTGAACTTTGCAAGACCGGCCTGAAGGAACGCTACGGAATCGATTACGGCGAAATCCGCAACGGTGATAAAGATGCTCCCACCACCGCGGATGAAGGTAAAGGCACTCCGCCCGAACCAGGTTCCGAGGAGTACAACAAATTCCTGTGCTCAAAACTTGAATACGAATTGGCCATTATCATGGGCACCGGATTCATTGACTACTTCCTCATCGTTTGGGACTTCATCGACTGGGCGCGAAAGGAAATGATTCCAGTAGGCCCGGGACGTGGTTCTGGTGCGGGTTGCCTGGTCGCCTACGTGCTAAAGATCACTGATATCGAACCGCTTCGATTTGGTCTTCTCTTCGAACGGATGCTGAATTTGGAACGGGTATCACCGCCTGACTTCGACGTAGATTTTTGCATGCGCCGCCGGGACAAGGTCGTAAACTATGTGCGCGACAAATACGGGGCCGACGCGGTTGCGAACATTATTACCTTTGGAAAGTTTGGTGCAAAGATGGTCGTTCGCGACCTCGCTAGGGTGAATGATGTCCCCTACGCTGAAGCCGACCGTGTAGCAAAAATGATTCCCGATGAGTTGAACATCTCTCTGGAAGACTCCATTGCAAAATCGGGTGAATTGCAGAGCGAGATTCGCGGCAATCCCGTTGCTGGCAAGATTGTCGAACATGGACTCATCATCGAAGGGATGGTGCGCAATACCGGTAAGCATGCGTGCGGTGTCATCATTGGAGACCAGCCCATCAAGGACTTGGTACCTGTCACTCTACAGGAAGGAGATTTGACGACCCAGTTTCCAAAGGGCCCGGTGGAAGACCTTGGTCTACTTAAAATGGATTTTCTTGGTCTAAAGACCCTGACCGTCATCTCAGATGCTCAGGATAATGTGCAAAAAACGCGCAATCTTTCGGACTTTGACATTGAGAAAGTTGCACTAGACGACGGCAAAACCTTTGACCTACTCAATAGTGGTAAGACGACCGGTGTGTTCCAGCTGGAATCCGGTGGCATGCAATCACTATGCCGACAAATTGGCTTGAGCTCATTTGAAGAAATCATCGCGTTGATTGCGCTCTATCGGCCTGGACCCATGCAGTTCATACCTCAGTTCATTGAAGGTAAGAAAGATCCCACAACCGTGAAGGTGCCCCACCCTCTACTGGAGGAACTGGTAGGAGAAACATACGGCGTTCTCGTTTATCAGGAGCAGGTCATGGAGGCCGCCAGAATCATTGCTGGCTACACCCTGGGTGGTGCGGATATTCTTCGCCGTGCCATGGGTAAGAAGATCGCATCGGTGATGGACGCCCAAAAGGAAATCTTTGTCGACGGTGCTCTGGAACATAACCAGATCTCAAAGAAAAAAGCGCTCGATGTATTCGGGATTCTAGAAAAGTTTGCTCAATACGGATTTAACAAGTCTCACTCCGCGGCTTATGCGATGCTGAGTTATCGGACAGCCTATTTGAAGGCGAACTATCCGGTCGAATTTATGGCGGCCATTCTCTCCAACGAATTAGGGAACTCCGACAAGGTCGCGCACTTCGTCAATGAGTGCTCGGCCATGAAGATTTCAGTCTTGGGTCCGGATGTGAATATTTCACGAGAGAACTTTACTCCTGTCATAGATCTCGAAACAGGCAAAGAAGACATACGCTTTGGTATGGCTGCCATTAAGGGAGTGGGAGACGCAGCTTCGCAAAAAATTATTGAAGAGCGTGAAGAGAATGGATCCTTTGAAGATTTTGAGGATTTCATCACCCGCGTAGATGCCAAGACGGTGAATCGTCGAGTGATGGAGTGCTTGATCAAGTCGGGCGGCTTTGATTCTACAGGCGAAAGCCGAAAGGAGCTCCTGGATGGACTGGATGCAGCGATCAGCTCCGCAGCTGAAAGGCAAAGAGACCTGGAGCGCGGACAGGAATCGTTCATGGATATGTTGGCGGAACCCACGGCTAAAGAGAAAAAGCCGGGGGATAGCCTAAAAAGAAAATCATCGGGGGAGGCCATGCCACTCGCCGAAAAGCTGCAGTATGAAAACGAACTGCTAGGATTCTATATATCGGGCCATCCGATGAACGAGTTCAATGGACTGGCACAGGCTATCACCAATTTTGATCCAGACAAGGCCGACGAATTACCGGATCGCAACCCATTTCGTTTTTGTGGTGTCGCCAGCAATGTTACTAAAAAGCTATCGCGAAGAGACAATCGGCCCTGGGCCTTTTTCAATGTAGCGACCAAGACTCATAGCTTCCAGATGAACATGTATTCGGAAGCATTCGAAGACTATGGTCATATTCTCGAAGACGGAAAAACGGTCATGATTTCTGGAACGGTCATGAATCGCAAAGATGATGATCTTCGCTTCAGCGTGCGTGAAGTTTCTCACCTTCGCGGAGCCATTCCTCGCATGATCAAGGAGGTCCACTGGGTTCTCGACCCGAACAACCAGGCCGAAGATTTTCTTTCAATCCTTCGAGCAGACTTAGACAAACACCAAAGCGGTTCAACTCGTGTGCAACTTGGAATGCTGGTGGAGGATAATAAAGTGCTCTGGGGAGAGATAGCCTCCTCCTTGATCTGGCAGATCGAGCCCGCCACATTTTCCAAACTTAAAAACCACCCATCGGTGGTAACCGTATTTATCCAAACTGCGCCCGTTCAGGAATTTGAACAATTGAAGCCCTGGATGAAGAAGAAAGAATTTTAGACATAGGGAGTCTTTCAAAGGAGGGTAAGATAAGTAGCTTAGCGTCTCACAACTCAACCTGTTAGGTCCTCAACCAGTAAACGCATGGCATAGTGCCACGCCTGCAGCATCCGCTTCATCGAAGGCAAGAGCTTCTTCTAAAACTAACATTTGCTTAACCGTTTGCGCAACTTGTTGTTTGCTAGCGCGACCATAACCAACCACGGCCTGCTTTATTCGAAGTGGCGGATATTCAAAAACCGGTTTTTCCAATACTGCAGCGGCTGCAATCGCAGCTCCACGAGCCGCACCCAGGATTTGAGCAGTTTGAAAGTTCTGAACATAAATGGTCTGCTCGAGCGCGACGATCGATACATCACAATCTTCAATCAAACTACTTACTGCTTTATAAATTTCAGCTAAGCACTGGGGCATGGTGGCCTTGGCCTTCATACGAACGGTTTTGCTTGTTAGCAACTGACGTCTGTCTCCTTGGACTTGCAGAACAGCCAAGCCCGTTCCCCTTAGACTGGGATCCACACCCAGGATGACTCCTTCAATCTTTTTTCTACCAACTTGTGGCAACTGCGCAGATGAAGAGGCAGGTAGATTCCCTGCCAATTTCATCGCCCACAATTTACGAGCCGAGGTTTTAGCCATCAGATTTCAGGATATATGTTAGGATAAGGATGGCTTCATCCTAGGGAATCTTTCGTGATTTGGATAGCTAAAAAATCAATCGCAAGCTGGCGATAATCGTAACTGCCAACGCAAAAATTTCGAAGCCTTTTTGAGGGATCTTTAGCACTACGTAACGGCCAAGGATCACACCCAAAATCACAACTGGTGCCAGCTTCAGATCGAGAACCACGGTCTCCCAGGTAATTAAATCAATAGACCAATAAAAAGGGATTTTAAACAGGTTAAGAAACATGAAGAACCAGGCACCAGTACCTAAGAATTCGAGCTTGGGTAAACCGACTGCCAAAAAGAAGAGCAACATGATGGGTGCTGCAGCATTGGCTACGGTCGATGTGAAGCCGGCTAAGAAGCCGACAAGGCCTATAAACCACCAGGTATGCGGAACTTTCCACTCCTTATCCTCAGCTTTAAATACATATCTTCGAGTGATGTGCAGAGCCATCAATACCAACAGACAAGAGCCAATTAAACGGCCAGCTTGTTCTCCATCCATACGATCCAATAGCAGCCACCCGATGATAACACCTGCAATGGCCCACGGGATAGTAGGGATCAGGAATTTCCAAACAGCATGCCTACGGTAGAAATAGAACGCTCCCCAATCCCCTACAATCAAGAGCAGCAGAATGATACCGATTGAAAGCTTTGGAGGAAAGATAAGAGCGAAAAGAGCAATGGTGATGTTGTTCACTCCCATGATCCCCCCTTTCGAGAGTCCAAGGACAAAAGCCCCAAAGATGGCCAACAACCACAACTGAGGATCCATGGGTTCCATCACTTGGGTTCTTGGATTGAGAATTTTCCATTCTCTACTTCAAAAACCTGCCATTCGCTCCGGTTATCCTTTTCAGGGACTTCAGTACCCGTTGCGATGACTTGGACGTCAGAACCCACAGCGTTCCAGAAATTCGTTTTTCTCTGATGATCGAGTTCACTCAATACATCATCTGCGAGTAGAACAGGAATCACACCCGATGCGCGACGGAGATATCTCAATTGAGCGATTTTCAAACTAATAATCAAACTGCGTTGCTGACCCTCAGATGCATAATCTCGGGCTTTTCTAGATTGGAGTCGAATCAGCAAATCATCACGGTGGGGGCCTTGTTGGGTAGATTTTAGCATGCGGTCTCGCTCACGATTTCTCAGCAAACTATCTTGAAATTCCTCTTCAGAAGCCGCCTCACTGTCCGGCTTATAAATAAGCTCAGGGTCTTCTTCGTTCGGAGAAACTACTTGGTAAACTTCTTGAAGAAGTTCATTCAATTTCTCTACTTCAACAAGGCGACTCGCTCTCACCCGTGCCGACTTTGACGCCAGCATTTTTTCAAATACATCCAACTCCGAAGAGGAAGCATTGCGCTTGAGCAGAGAGTTTCGTTCCTGAAGCAATTTATGGAAATCTTTCAAATCATCGTAGTGAGATGAACTGGCAGAGGAGAGTGCCAAGTTGAGCCACTGGCGACGAATTCCGGGAGATCCACGAAGCAGCTGAATGTCTTGCGAGCTTAAGATCACCACAGGGAACCGGCCGATGAAGTC
This genomic stretch from Opitutia bacterium ISCC 52 harbors:
- a CDS encoding DNA replication/repair protein RecF gives rise to the protein MQVSQIRLQNYRNIPLVDLSLHGLTHFFVGENAQGKTNLLESVGLLSALRSFRTHDLNTLLMQGTPEAKLGFNLVDDERGETEVWMTLKRKGKEVEVDGEKITRFRDFIGRFPVVILSSQDIQLLRGSPGIRRQWLNLALSSASSSHYDDLKDFHKLLQERNSLLKRNASSSELDVFEKMLASKSARVRASRLVEVEKLNELLQEVYQVVSPNEEDPELIYKPDSEAASEEEFQDSLLRNRERDRMLKSTQQGPHRDDLLIRLQSRKARDYASEGQQRSLIISLKIAQLRYLRRASGVIPVLLADDVLSELDHQRKTNFWNAVGSDVQVIATGTEVPEKDNRSEWQVFEVENGKFSIQEPK